Genomic window (Bacillota bacterium):
TAAATTCAGTTTTATTGCTGCAAATATCTTTTCTGACTTGTTCTAAAAAACCATCTCCAAATTCCTCTGTTAGCGTATCATATATCCTGAAAACACCCGTTTTTGTATAATCTTCATTAGTTTTTAAAGAAACTAAATCTACAAAATACCCGCCGCAACCATAATTCACAAAACAATATTCTTTTTTTGTGGAATTATAAGAATAATCATTATTAGAATCAGTTTTAACAGGGTGATTTAATGTTCTGTTAAAATATTGCTGAGTGATTTTATCTATATCACCCTGTTTAACATTAAGGTATCCTTTTTCTGACGTTTTTTCAAATGATCCTTCTTCAAATAATTTATCGAATGCATATGCAAGTACGATATTGTCTGGTATATCCTCAGTTTTATCGAATGTTAATTCAGTTAGTGCAACAAATAGATCCTCTTTCTTAGCAAAATAATCAAAATAATTTAATTTCATGTCTTTAAAGCTGTCATTTGATTTCTCGTTGGATGTCTTAGGCTGATTATTCGATTTATTTAGCTGACTGCTTGTTGTTTGGGATGGCGTTGAATCTTTGCTAGGCACTGAGTCTTTGCTAGGAGTTGAATTCTGTTGATTTGCATTTGCAATATCAGGGTATTCTTGCGTCGAAATAGTATCCTGCCCCTTGTCAGTTGTATTATCTTCTTTTGGTTTTGAAGAACATCCGATAAAGCAACTTAATATTAAAGTAAATACAAGCAAATAAATAAAGTTTTTTGTTGGGATATTAGCTATAATTATCAAAGAAAATATTCCGAAGCTATGCAGTCATGAAGTTTTTGCCTGAACTCCTTAAATCTAGAATTATCAAGTGTGAGATGTACCCGATTAGTAAGCAGAACCACGAATAATCCTCTGTCAGGGTCGACCGCAATAGAAGTGCCCGTAAACCCAGTGTGGCCAAAGGATCTTGCCCCGAATAATTCACCCATAAACGGTAGTTCGCCTCTCATCAGCTTAAATCCCAATCCTCTGTTCTGAGCCATGCTGGGAGTATAATTTTGTGTTGCAAGCCGTATGGTTTCTGGGCTTAGGTATGTTCCGTTAGCTGTTTTGCCTCCGCATGAAAGCATAGAGGTAAGTTTGATCATGTCGTCAAGCGTACTGAAAATGCCGGCGTTTCCTGAAACGCCGCCTAAAAAACGCGCATTCTCATCCTGAACGGTGCCACAAAGATAGGAGTTTGTTTGCGGGTCATTCGTATATGCAATATTGCTGCCGGCAGGATGGTATGTTGTATTGGTCATGGAGAGAGGGTTAAATACATACTTTTGCGATAATTTATCCAGAGGTGATCCACAGCACTGTTCCAATATTTTTCCTAGCAGAATAAATCCCATACAGCTGTAAATTACTTTACTTGCTGTCGGGCAGGCAAGCGGATAATTTAAAATAGCCTTTACTGTTTCTTCTGGATTTTGGGCGTATTTACTCAAGTAAAAATGACTGGTGATACCGCTGCTGTGCGTCATCAATTGCCGGATAGTTATTGATTTTTTATCATCTGGTGTTTCAAAGAATTTATCCAGAGTGTCGTCTAGCCTTAGAAGCTTTTCTTCAAAAAGATGAAAAGCAATCATTGAAGTAACGACTATTTTAGTGAGACTTGCAATGTCATACAGCGTTTCAGAGGTTACTGGAATGCCGGAAGGCGTAAGGCTTGTATTGCCACAACAGCAGTTTAGCAGAACCCGGTCACGTACCCCTACTGCCAAGGCGGCTGAAGGAAAAATTTTATCATTTAGACCTTGCTCTATCATATTTAAAGTTTGTTCAAACATAGATTTACTTCTTTCTAAGTTTTTTACGAGTAAATTAAGTATTTTTGAGCCTCTTTTTTGAAAATATCCAGTTTCTTTTTTTCACTTTCGATAAAAGGAAGCGGCTCAAAGTCATCACGGAATATGGCATCCGTTCCAAGCAAAAGCTCAATTGTTTTGCGACTGCGGATTTCTAAAAACTCAAACTCATTATAATTTTTGCGGATAAAGTCGAGCATCAGCAGACTTGTCTTGAATGATTCAAAGACATCTCGATTGGTAATATGAAGCTGAACTCCGCAGCAAACCTGCCCTGCGTACTTTGAAAAGGTAGGATTAAAGTATGTTTCACGAAATTTAACACCCTCAATGTTATAAGATTGCATATGTTCGATCACTTCATATGCGTTCAGCCACGGCGCGCCTATTATTTCAAACGGTTTTGTTGTGCCTCTGCCCTCAGACAGATTGGTTCCTTCAAACATACATGACCCTGTATAGCATAATGCTGTTTCAATGGTCGGCATATTTGGCGACGGCTGAATCCAAATAAGATCGGTGTCGTCATAATACATATCACGTTTCCAGCCCGAACATGGGCAAACGGTAAGATCACAAGCAATAGATTTTTCAGAGTTTATATAGGACGCAAATTCACCGATAGTCATCGCGTATCGGGTTGGCAATGCATATTTGCCGACAAAAGATGAAAAACGTTCATCCAGCATTGTTCCTTCAAGTTTAATACCGCTCAGCGGATTTATATGGTCAAGCACAATTAACGGAATCTTATATTTTGCACAGTCTTCCATCATGTTGGTAAGCGTATATAAATAAGTATAAAAACGCAACCCTACGTCCTGCATGTCAAAGACGACAGTATCTACTTGGCTTAATGCGTCTTCTGCCGCGTGGCGGGTTTGACCGTACAAGCTGCAAACAGGAAGCCCTGTTCTGCCGTCAATAGATGTTCCAACCTTGTCACCTGCCTGTGCGTTACCCCGAATCCCATGCTCTGCGGAAAAAAGACAGGTCAGATTATATTTTTCATTTAATATATCGATAGTTGATTGCAAATCCCTGCTGACACCAGTGGGCCCGGTCACCAGTCCAAGCCGTTTGCCCCTCAGTTTTTCATCGACTAAGTAAAGATTGTCTATCCCATTATTAATACATGCTTTCATTTGTACTTCGCTTCCTATAAATAGCAATTTATAAAGATTTTATTTCAAAGTGTCTAAAATGTCAAATAATCATGAAAAAATTGACTTTTTAGGGTGGCTATAATACTATAGAATACATTATTAGGGTTAAACCATACACAAAAAATAAAAGAGGAGAGGCTGCAATGACGCTTGAACAAAAGGTTGGGCAGCTTTTTGTAATCGGATTTGACGGGTACACGCTTAGTGATAAGGTTATAGAGCATATAAGAAAGAATCATTTCGGAAATGTGATTTTGTTTGCTAAAAAT
Coding sequences:
- a CDS encoding serine hydrolase domain-containing protein, coding for MFEQTLNMIEQGLNDKIFPSAALAVGVRDRVLLNCCCGNTSLTPSGIPVTSETLYDIASLTKIVVTSMIAFHLFEEKLLRLDDTLDKFFETPDDKKSITIRQLMTHSSGITSHFYLSKYAQNPEETVKAILNYPLACPTASKVIYSCMGFILLGKILEQCCGSPLDKLSQKYVFNPLSMTNTTYHPAGSNIAYTNDPQTNSYLCGTVQDENARFLGGVSGNAGIFSTLDDMIKLTSMLSCGGKTANGTYLSPETIRLATQNYTPSMAQNRGLGFKLMRGELPFMGELFGARSFGHTGFTGTSIAVDPDRGLFVVLLTNRVHLTLDNSRFKEFRQKLHDCIASEYFL
- a CDS encoding DUF1343 domain-containing protein, producing the protein MKACINNGIDNLYLVDEKLRGKRLGLVTGPTGVSRDLQSTIDILNEKYNLTCLFSAEHGIRGNAQAGDKVGTSIDGRTGLPVCSLYGQTRHAAEDALSQVDTVVFDMQDVGLRFYTYLYTLTNMMEDCAKYKIPLIVLDHINPLSGIKLEGTMLDERFSSFVGKYALPTRYAMTIGEFASYINSEKSIACDLTVCPCSGWKRDMYYDDTDLIWIQPSPNMPTIETALCYTGSCMFEGTNLSEGRGTTKPFEIIGAPWLNAYEVIEHMQSYNIEGVKFRETYFNPTFSKYAGQVCCGVQLHITNRDVFESFKTSLLMLDFIRKNYNEFEFLEIRSRKTIELLLGTDAIFRDDFEPLPFIESEKKKLDIFKKEAQKYLIYS